One window of Stenotrophomonas indicatrix genomic DNA carries:
- a CDS encoding XVIPCD domain-containing protein, with the protein MTITSQDYAALSDDAYKDRAVGRRAPGQEEKVTLNGHEYKILEHVDNRLNGYQGTVYQRVDSKEIVIAHRGTEDIARDAILTDGGMVVARTNVQAPDAIALTQRTLESAALQSRLNGGHTPQVTVTGHSLGGALAQITSHHFNVKGETFNAYGAVSLSYRIPEGGNTMINHVMASDPVSAASPHFGQVRIYANPDEIKRLSAAGFSNHPLRDLIPDRPILAAGSSFGAHKLGNFLGDGSVLKHPDTQQLAKDNAKMIDEYRDDVESLRSGVTRAARGIPGGAIDLYDHIRGPLQPGEPARREAEKNGHHTSMLRMDDANHLGNPLFNDAIRGVHAQDVRVGRVPDVMSTQLAGGLAAEMHAAGGKRIDEVVMNADASRSFAVQGQGGDPAHLRVSVDTAVAMNTPLEQSSQRIEQQSAGQALAREQQLEQTQATQRSLHA; encoded by the coding sequence GTGACCATCACCTCCCAGGACTACGCTGCGTTATCCGATGACGCCTACAAGGACCGCGCCGTCGGCCGACGTGCACCCGGCCAGGAAGAAAAGGTCACACTCAACGGCCATGAGTACAAAATACTCGAGCATGTCGACAACCGGCTCAACGGCTATCAGGGCACCGTCTATCAGCGCGTAGACAGCAAAGAGATCGTCATTGCCCATCGTGGCACGGAGGATATTGCCCGCGATGCGATCCTGACCGATGGCGGCATGGTGGTAGCTCGCACCAATGTGCAGGCACCTGACGCGATCGCATTGACCCAGAGAACGCTTGAATCTGCCGCACTCCAGTCCCGCTTGAATGGTGGACATACTCCCCAGGTCACCGTCACCGGCCACTCCCTCGGCGGCGCCCTTGCCCAGATCACCTCGCACCACTTCAACGTCAAGGGTGAGACCTTCAACGCCTATGGTGCGGTCAGCCTCAGCTACCGCATCCCCGAAGGCGGCAACACCATGATCAACCACGTCATGGCCTCCGATCCGGTCAGCGCTGCTTCGCCCCACTTCGGCCAGGTACGCATCTACGCCAACCCGGATGAGATCAAGAGGTTGTCAGCGGCTGGCTTCAGCAACCACCCGCTGCGCGACCTGATCCCGGATCGTCCAATCCTTGCAGCAGGCAGCTCGTTCGGCGCGCACAAGCTGGGCAACTTCCTCGGCGACGGCTCGGTCCTGAAGCATCCGGATACGCAGCAGCTGGCGAAAGACAACGCCAAGATGATCGATGAGTACCGCGACGACGTGGAATCCCTGCGCAGTGGCGTTACCCGCGCAGCGCGCGGCATTCCCGGCGGCGCCATCGATCTGTACGACCACATCCGTGGCCCGCTGCAGCCCGGTGAGCCGGCACGCCGCGAAGCGGAGAAGAACGGCCATCACACCAGCATGCTGCGCATGGACGATGCCAATCATCTGGGCAATCCGTTATTCAACGACGCGATCCGTGGCGTGCATGCGCAGGACGTGCGCGTCGGCCGCGTGCCGGATGTGATGAGTACGCAGCTGGCTGGCGGCCTGGCCGCCGAAATGCATGCCGCGGGCGGCAAGCGCATCGACGAAGTGGTGATGAACGCCGATGCCTCGCGCAGCTTCGCGGTGCAGGGCCAGGGGGGTGACCCTGCCCATCTGCGTGTATCGGTGGACACGGCCGTTGCGATGAACACGCCGCTGGAGCAGAGCAGCCAGCGCATCGAGCAGCAATCTGCCGGTCAGGCTTTGGCACGTGAGCAGCAGCTGGAACAGACCCAGGCGACCCAGCGCAGCTTGCACGCCTGA